A stretch of Coccidioides posadasii str. Silveira chromosome 2, complete sequence DNA encodes these proteins:
- a CDS encoding uncharacterized protein (EggNog:ENOG410PKX7~COG:S~BUSCO:6049at33183): MPVTRRSARLRGETPVFELSHVERKPSRSAAKLPSLTEGNDEALTSQTKPTCPTTPTKSMACTPVKNYSSSKPSIKTPGSASPPKPALEEMHPSKVQQSTSKQPDSALVLGFRPVQMDPNAPGNTLLTLSNTPSKGRLSHPDQLEALSYDFKFTCENSEFGAEAREIMKSVREDAARIKAEMILKAKDQNLDGEKAKPLEDRKIATAKGKIGRFSEIHMAQFRKMDSIANHPSSFRARPDRVQPPVSKGLKRTISKAQLDAPEKATPTGVNPVTTTGASANSVTKRFRSKDNEDTSTRRPLFKDDQVVNRGLKTGPTVSKDLSTPRKPTTACSTGVKHPQTTKIPSLSYSPSKSSLAPRTPQTDLNPKAKKTTPGFGALKSILCRRQPLFSNDPVKIAAGTHQAFPDADLGSKLVSAPDTSEQSHAVPSSKKRVGFSDSTKLPDVSPETPRTPDFGPIAEGASDGYITYPTLPPLSTPQANKQYSFFFEPYPVSARKGATMPSSQQMPTFSTPGAIPHGIANKKRQREDAENRGQGNRASPNYLKDGQRSAKRVKTSLASPSKTYTPSPVKKRLTQHTTPRSAVRTTPSSTQHRTGLSLSRLSFLARPKQRR; the protein is encoded by the exons ATGCCAGTAACCCGCAGGTCCGCCCGGTTGAGGGGTGAGACTCCAGTATTCGAG TTATCCCATGTAGAAAGGAAGCCTTCGCGCTCAGCTGCCAAGCTACCATCGCTTACCGAAGGAAACGACGAAGCACTGACCTCTCAGACCAAGCCCACCTGTCCAACAACTCCTACAAAAAGCATGGCTTGCACACCCGTGAAGAACTATTCCAGCTCGAAGCCATCTATTAAAACACCTGGGAGTGCTAGCCCTCCGAAACCTGCACTCGAGGAGATGCATCCGAGCAAGGTTCAACAGAGCACCTCGAAACAACCAGATAGTGCGCTCGTACTTGGCTTTCGACCAGTCCAGATGGATCCCAATGCGCCAGGCAATACCCTCTTGACATTATCAAATACACCCTCTAAGGGACGGCTCTCGCATCCTGATCAGCTAGAAGCTCTTAGCTACGACTTCAAATTTACCTGTGAGAATTCCGAGTTTGGTGCTGAAGCACGAGAAATTATGAAAAGCGTCCGAGAAGATGCAGCGAGAATTAAAGCGGAGATGATCCTGAAGGCAAAAGACCAAAATCTTGACGGTGAAAAGGCGAAACCATTAGAAGATAGGAAGATAGCGACCGCAAAGGGCAAAATTGGGCGATTTAGTGAAATTCATATGGCGCAGTTCAGAAAGATGGATTCTATAGCCAACCACCCTTCTTCATTTAGAGCTCGCCCAGACCGTGTCCAGCCCCCCGTTTCGAAGGGCCTCAAACGTACCATTTCGAAGGCTCAGCTGGATGCGCCAGAGAAGGCTACTCCAACTGGGGTGAACCCTGTGACAACTACAGGCGCATCGGCCAATTCGGTCACAAAGCGTTTTAGAAGCAAAGACAATGAAGATACTTCGACTCGTCGCCCACTTTTCAAGGATGACCAGGTTGTCAACAGAGGTCTAAAAACCGGCCCAACAGTCTCCAAAGACCTCAGCACTCCACGCAAGCCAACAACTGCCTGTTCCACAGGTGTCAAGCATCCTCAAACCACAAAAATCCCTTCATTGTCTTACTCCCCTTCAAAGTCTTCTCTCGCGCCACGAACTCCCCAGACGGATCTCAACCCGAAAGCCAAAAAAACAACCCCAGGTTTTGGAGCCCTCAAATCAATTCTATGTCGACGCCAGCCTCTTTTCTCTAATGACCCCGTTAAAATTGCAGCTGGAACCCACCAGGCTTTTCCTGATGCCGATCTGGGTAGCAAGCTCGTCTCTGCCCCCGATACTTCCGAGCAAAGTCACGCAGTCCCTTCCTCGAAAAAGCGTGTTGGCTTCTCCGACAGCACTAAGCTCCCTGATGTATCACCGGAAACCCCTCGAACACCTGACTTTGGTCCTATTGCTGAAGGTGCTTCTGATGGCTACATAACATATCCCACTCTACCACCTCTCAGTACGCCGCAAGCTAATAAGCAATATTCGTTCTTTTTCGAGCCTTATCCTGTCAGTGCCCGTAAAGGCGCAACAATGCCCAGTTCGCAGCAAATGCCCACTTTCTCCACCCCCGGCGCAATTCCGCACGGAATAGCAAACAAGAAACGCCAACGTGAAGACGCTGAGAATAGGGGACAGGGAAATAGGGCATCTCCAAATTATTTGAAGGATGGGCAGCGAAGCGCTAAGAGAGTAAAGACTTCACTCGCCTCTCCGTCAAAAACTTACACCCCAAGTCCAGTCAAGAAGCGCCTGACGCAGCACACAACTCCGCGAAGTGCTGTTCGGACTACACCCAGCTCAACGCAGCACAGAACCGGCCTTAGCTTGAGCCGATTAAGTTTCCTTGCAAGACCGAAACAACGACGTTGA
- a CDS encoding uncharacterized protein (EggNog:ENOG410PKEC~COG:S~BUSCO:5994at33183) — protein sequence MSSRLVDIIKTAAKPLPAIADETFGSYFDHLKNYKVVLLGDGSHGTSEFYHARAEITKHLIEHHGFDTVALEADWPDAEELDRYVRQRPGVKGKLEKGKDEPFQRFPTWMWRNKEMQDLVHWMRDHNANLPPQRRAGIYGLDLYSMGRSIDAVIKYLDTVDPTMAKLARQRYGCLQPWVEDPTAYGFANFTNTKMKSCEDQVITMLRDLLQKRLEYATHKNNGEEFHSTAQNAYLVADAESYYRAMYSSRADSWSLRDSHMFETLQRLLKHKPPSSKAIVWAHNSHIGDARYTSMGRHRDELNIGQLCRENLGRENVALIGCGTHTGTVTAAHNWDEDAEVMKVRPSRPDSWEYLAHQTGIPSFYLELRQGLVDPHVRQEIHKASPRLERFIGVIYRPATERMSHYSAADLANQLDGYIWFDESKGVRPLEMTQPRTPLGMDETYPFGL from the coding sequence ATGAGCTCGCGACTCGTTGATATCATCAAGACGGCTGCAAAGCCTCTCCCTGCCATTGCAGATGAAACATTCGGATCCTATTTTGATCATCTTAAAAATTACAAAGTTGTTTTGCTAGGTGATGGAAGCCATGGCACATCAGAGTTCTACCATGCTCGAGCAGAAATTACAAAACACCTGATTGAACACCATGGATTTGACACGGTAGCGCTGGAGGCAGACTGGCCAGATGCAGAAGAGCTAGATAGATACGTGCGGCAGCGACCAGGCGTTAAGGGTAAATtggagaaaggaaaagacgAGCCATTTCAGCGATTCCCGACGTGGATGTGGAGGAATAAAGAGATGCAAGACCTCGTCCACTGGATGAGAGACCATAACGCCAACCTTCCCCCGCAGAGAAGAGCTGGAATCTATGGGCTTGATCTTTACAGTATGGGAAGGTCCATTGACGCCGTAATAAAGTACCTCGACACAGTTGACCCAACGATGGCAAAACTGGCGCGCCAGAGATATGGTTGTTTGCAGCCGTGGGTGGAAGATCCAACAGCCTATGGGTTCGCGAACTTTACCAATACAAAAATGAAAAGTTGCGAAGATCAAGTCATCACAATGCTGCGAGACTTGCTCCAGAAACGATTAGAATACGCTACCCATAAGAACAATGGCGAAGAGTTCCATAGTACAGCGCAAAATGCTTATCTCGTGGCAGATGCAGAATCGTATTATCGAGCGATGTATTCTAGCAGGGCCGATTCATGGTCATTGAGAGACTCACACATGTTTGAGACGCTCCAGCGACTACTGAAACACAAGCCACCATCCTCTAAGGCAATAGTGTGGGCCCATAATAGCCATATTGGCGACGCAAGGTATACTAGCATGGGCAGGCATCGTGATGAGCTCAACATCGGGCAGTTGTGCCGTGAGAACCTTGGGCGTGAGAACGTAGCATTGATCGGCTGCGGTACACACACAGGCACTGTGACTGCTGCGCACAATTGGGATGAAGATGCAGAAGTTATGAAGGTGCGGCCGTCTCGACCTGACAGCTGGGAATATCTGGCGCATCAGACTGGCATCCCGTCCTTCTATCTCGAACTTAGGCAGGGACTAGTCGATCCACATGTGCGGCAGGAAATTCACAAAGCATCGCCACGACTAGAGCGCTTTATCGGAGTGATATATCGCCCAGCAACCGAACGAATGTCCCATTATTCTGCGGCTGATCTTGCCAATCAGCTAGATGGATATATCTGGTTTGATGAGTCCAAGGGTGTCAGGCCTCTGGAGATGACGCAGCCTAGGACTCCTCTCGGAATGGATGAGACTTATCCATTTGGCTTGTGA
- a CDS encoding uncharacterized protein (EggNog:ENOG410PJIJ~COG:S~BUSCO:9039at33183): protein MLPTTLRTIFFRRLASIATMSRLHRFEDSMESVYGKFSEVPDASAWVPPPKSGGHRGRYLWTDAFGVLNFLTLHKENQTYDERYLTFAKRLVYTVHDVLGRTRDGRARLPHATDKEPLLGGLRIGKESETGPDGDGQYHHYLTLWMFALNRLSMATGDPSFNRQAVSLAKAIHPHFFLDRTSARPRMVWKVAMDLSRPLVASEGNLDPIDGFVVFRILQSSAEKYGDGKVLEEEISDYERVMARKGSHYVSSDALDLGMTLWTAHWLAIKEDWAADLAKRCISQLRNLFNIDRYLETPVRFRLAFREFGTCLGIGCIFDPDSKADGALELRSRSDEILSQWERYISSALTPEDLKPITRVMYSTALIPGAFKAGFFGPEPIRDIID, encoded by the exons ATGTTGCCAACTACACTTCGAACTATTTTCTTCAGAAGACTTGCTTCAATAGCCACAATGTCTCGTCTTCACCGCTTCGAGGATTCAATGGAAAGCGTGTATGGAAAATTCTCTGAAGTGCCCGACGCTTCGGCCTGGGTACCCCCGCCAAAGTCTGGGGGCCATCGCGGGCGCTATCTATGGACTGACGCTTTCGGCGTGCTGAACTTCCTAACGTTGCACAAGGAGAATCAAACCTATGACGAAAGGTATCTCACGTTTGCAAAACGGCTTGTTTACACTGTCCACGATGTCTTGGGTCGGACTCGCGATGGACGGGCGCGCCTCCCACATGCCACCGACAAAGAGCCGCTTCTAGGCGGGCTGCGTATCGGAAAGGAATCAGAAACAGGACCCGACGGTGATGGCCAATATCACCATTATCTAACCCTGTGGATGTTTGCACTGAATCGGTTGTCCATGGCTACGGGCGATCCATCATTTAATCGGCAAGCCGTCTCTCTGGCTAAAGCCATACACCCGCACTTCTTCCTTGACCGAACATCGGCGCGTCCACGAATGGTTTGGAAGGTAGCAATGGATCTATCTCGACCGCTTGTGGCGAGCGAAGGGAACCTAGATCCGATAGATGGATTCGTCGTCTTCCGGATTCTGCAATCATCAGCTGAGAAATATGGTGATGGCAAGGTTTTAGAGGAAGAAATTAGCGACTACGAGAGAGTGATGGCTCGTAAAGGGAGCCATTACGTATCTAGCGACGCTCTGGACCTGGGAATGACTCTGTGGACAGCCCATTGGCTCGCTATAAAAGAAGACTGGGCAGCCGATTTGGCGAAGAGATGTATCTCCCAACTGC GAAACCTCTTCAACATTGACAGGTATCTCGAAACGCCGGTGCGCTTTCGCCTTGCATTTAGAGAGTTCGGGACGTGTCTCGGAATAGGTTGTATCTTTGACCCAGACAGCAAGGCCGATGGCGCTCTTGAGTTGAGATCGCGTTCAGATGAGATCCTTTCCCAGTGGGAAAGGTATATATCTTCGGCTTTGACCCCGGAAGATCTGAAGCCTATCACGAGAGTCATGTATTCCACAGCTTTAATCCCTGGCG CATTCAAGGCAGGATTTTTTGGCCCTGAGCCTATCAGGGATATCATAGACTGA
- a CDS encoding uncharacterized protein (EggNog:ENOG410PN56~COG:I~TransMembrane:6 (i21-43o81-100i121-145o191-210i251-271o277-294i)~BUSCO:11983at33183), translated as MPLAAANPVHQRTASSPHSSHLPAVALAIYPITLLLGSFYSLISPTARPLTPNLSSATSAPHHPPSPVNYFARKGNIFNVYFVKIGWLWTTVAFLSILSTQPAFVSRRIDPNKRLRRIYQALFRYAVVTLAWVLTTQWCFGPAIIDRSFTATGGRCERIHASGMKEAISDSIMTAMACKMVNGAWNGGHDVSGHAFMLVLASAFLVFELLGSTVSVDEKNDAEDATDDGARAEVPVNESGQSPAAKLSRNFVWAVAGLCWWMLLMTGIWFHTFLEKASGLLIALAAVYAIYLLPRSSPSWRNVIGIPGR; from the exons ATGCCGTTAGCTGCAGCTAACCCTGTCCACCAAAGGACGGCGAGTTCACCTCACTCGTCACATCTACCGGCGGTCGCTTTAGCTATCTACCCAATAACCCTACTCCTTGGCTCGTTCTACTCTTTAATATCTCCCACTGCGCGGCCGTTGACGCCTAATCTTTCCTCTGCTACCTCTGCTCCCCACCACCCACCCAGCCCGGTCAATTATTTTGCCCGGAAAGGCAATATTTTCAACGTTTACTTTGTCAAAATTGGATGGCTCTGGACAACTGTTGCCTTCTTGTCAATACTATCCACGCAACCGGCATTCGTCAGCAGGCGCATCGATCCAAATAAACGACTAAGGAGGATATACCAGGCTCTATTTCGGTATGCAGTGGTTACACTAGCCTGGGTTCTAACCACTCAATGGTGTTTTGGTCCGGCCATCATAGACCGCAGTTTCACTGCCACGGGAGGAAGATGTGAAAGGATCCATGCCAGCGGGAtgaaagaagcaatatcGGATTCTATTATGACTGCTATGGCTTGTAAGATGGTGAACGGAGCTTGGAATGGAGGACACGACGTTAGCGGACATGCATTTATGCTTGTTCTTGCAAGTGCTTTTCTCGTGTTTGAATTGCTAGGGTCTACGGTTTCGGTGGATGAAAAGAACGACGCCGAAGACGCAACCGATGACGGAGCACGAGCAGAAGTTCCCGTGAATGAAAGTGGGCAGAGTCCTGCCGCAAAATTATCGCGAAACTTTGTTTGGGCAGTTGCAGGTCTATGTTGGTGGATGTTACTCATGACAGGGATCTGGTTCCATACTTTCCTCGAAAAG GCGTCTGGTTTGCTTATTGCATTAGCTGCGGTGTACGCGATATATCTACTCCCAAGAAGTAGTCCCTCGTGGAGAAATGTTATTGGCATACCTGGGCGATGA
- a CDS encoding uncharacterized protein (EggNog:ENOG410QDHU~BUSCO:8336at33183), producing the protein MPSEGVPKCQRCRRDHKKCSPDNRPWPGPKCDRCENYGYECSENMMARRSSQKDIDPARTPGCLIESMPHAKFYYQSGVTQALPMGPQPQTSNVISRPVSTPSPWVGLFEYLRYIDWQNMKCFRVYPDPFAAIFRSSSCPVPDLSDTPLGRRQMYLEIFLEHQRLMHNTTSLEASINFFVNQLQRRHPRIATAYSPEELSGICASHIRYGSYWHVLRSELQTDEILLIDPNYSFDAEIPKITFESAKQFWLSQHLGLRQFCQKLSGLSQMISDLARTDPNSEERAFLATKIPDRLEEVLGPRISPFGEPIRMCAPSFFPIDVLTSSPMETTDADVYSPSDSAGAEESDDGYALGDRAYQAILGNSYFSENDLWGQ; encoded by the exons ATGCCTTCTGAAGGCGTGCCGAAGTGCCAGCGGTGTCGCAGAGATCACAAAAAG TGCTCTCCCGACAACAGACCCTGGCCAGGGCCAAAATGCGACCGCTGCGAAAACTACGGATACGAATGCTCTGAAAATATGATGGCCCGGCGGTCATCGCAGAAGGATATCGACCCGGCACGGACCCCAGGTTGTCTGATAGAGAGCATGCCTCATGCGAAGTTCTATTACCAATCCGGCGTAACCCAGGCATTACCGATGGGGCCCCAGCCGCAAACGTCAAACGTTATTTCAAGGCCGGTGTCCACGCCATCCCCCTGGGTGGGACTGTTCGAATACCTTAGATATATCGACTGGCAAAATATGAAATGCTTTCGGGTCTACCCCGACCCATTTGCTGCCATATTTCGATCTTCTAGTTGCCCCGTGCCAGACCTCTCAGATACCCCTCTTGGCAGGCGCCAAATGTATCTCGAGATCTTTTTAGAACATCAAAGATTGATGCACAACACAACATCATTGGAAGCATCGATAAATTTTTTTGTTAATCAGTTACAGAGACGGCACCCTCGGATTGCAACGGCGTATAGTCCGGAGGAGTTGTCAGGAATATGCGCGAGCCATATCCGCTACGGTTCATACTGGCATGTTCTTAGATCGGAACTCCAGACGGACGAAATCTTATTGATCGATCCGAACTATTCATTTGACGCTGAAATCCCGAAGATCACATTTGAGAGTGCAAAACAATTTTGGCTTTCTCAACATCTTGGCCTTCGACAGTTCTGCCAAAAGCTCTCTGGGCTCAGCCAAATGATTTCAGACTTGGCGCGAACGGATCCTAATTCTGAAGAGCGCGCATTTTTAGCCACAAAAATTCCGGACAGGCTAGAGGAGGTGCTCGGTCCTCGAATTTCCCCATTTGGAGAACCGATACGCATGTGTGCTCCATCATTTTTCCCTATTGATGTCCTGACAAGCTCCCCCATGGAAACAACCGATGCGGATGTATATTCACCGAGCGACTCTGCGGGCGCAGAAGAATCCGATGATGGATACGCGCTAGGTGACAGAGCGTACCAAGCTATTCTAGGAAATAGCTATTTCAGTGAAAATGACCTTTGGGGTCAATGA
- a CDS encoding uncharacterized protein (EggNog:ENOG410PNT6~COG:S~TransMembrane:3 (o46-66i163-184o196-216i)~BUSCO:12747at33183), whose product MVTTRHHPQEFPPPATSASASKQAISKREHSPAVAGHWMHIPSTLVILWLVASIPLVIWDTGYVLLRPHSMPGGALHSVWSPYALYGTVDYIYGWPAYRARNGFTAAQASLNVVETIAYLFYLWTVWTHGKALGSRGKLKAPTRGISWFLFAKKHVGGRMGAVALLVVFSASVMTLSKTILYGLNEAFSGFDNVGHNSFSALVFLWIIPNGLWIVFPSLATYSLGAEIIDALEIVSGVSHNTAENTKPKAS is encoded by the exons ATGGTGACGACACGGCACCATCCGCAGGAGTTTCCTCCTCCAGCTACTTCCGCCTCAGCGTCGAAGCAAGCTATATCGAAACGGGAGCATTCCCCGGCTGTCGCGGGCCATTGGATGCATATTCCGTCGACACTGGTAATTCTATGGCTGGTAGCCTCGATCCCGTTGGTAATCTGGGATACTGGTTATGTCCTCTTGAGGCCTCATAGCATGCCCGGTGGCGCATTGCATTCCGTATGGTCCCCGTATGCACTCTACGGAACGGTAGACTACATATATGGCTGGCCAGCATACAGGGCTCGAAACGGCTTCACGGCCGCACAGGCGTCTCTCAACGTTGTTGAGACAATTGCTTATCTATTTTATTTGTGGACTGTTTGGACACATGGAAAAGCGCTCGGATCCCGTGGAAAACTCAAAGCGCCGACGCGAGGCATAAGCTGGTTTTTATTTGCCAAAAAGCATGTTGGTGGAAGAATGGGCGCTGTTGCATTACTGGTTGTCTTCAGTGCCAGTGTGATGACCCTCAGCAAGACCATCCTCTACG GCCTAAATGAAGCATTCTCTGGGTTCGATAATGTTGGACACAATAGCTTTTCAGCGCTGGTCTTTCTTTGGATCATTCCTAA TGGACTTTGGATTGTTTTTCCAAGTTTAGCAACGTACTCTCTCGGAGCAGAGATTATCGACGCGCTTGAAATAGTCAGTGGTGTGTCTCACAATACGGCTGAGAATACAAAGCCAAAGGCTTCGTAA
- the SED4 gene encoding vesicle formation at the endoplasmic reticulum (SECRETED:SignalP(1-21)~EggNog:ENOG410PI5I~COG:O~MEROPS:MER0078639), translating into MVALNFRAIGALLSLPFLVNGAPASHLSQSFQVVEHLDRIPETWQRGEPPSPNAPLRLHLAMQNDVLDQFEQRVLDISTPGNEHYGEHMTRDEVQAFLQPPSYTSDAVLAWLLEGGVSEKSIQLDSDWLHFTIPVKKAEELFNTQFYYYHNKVNKARVLRTLEYSVPKIIAPYVHMIQPTTKFSEPRPQFNSVFEQHGLPRVRNARVDCNRTITPDCLRDLYKLGDFRAKVDSRNKLGISGYLEQFARYDDFARFLDLYAPQLKGTTFDVVSINGGRNDQNSSLNSIEASLDVDYAIGLSGAKSVYYTTAGRGPLIPDLDQPHANESSNEPYLDQLHYLLSLPDDQLPSVLSTSYGENEQSVPKKYTDMTCNLFARLGARGVSVIFSSGDTGVGCACQTNDGKNTTRFLPVFPAACPFVTSVGATHNINPERAIFFSSGGFSDRYRRPWYQEHAVGHYLRRLGSRWEGLYNPAGRGFPDVAAQGLNFSVVDHDRVIGVSGTSASAPVFAAIVANLNSIRQEKGKPVLGFLNPFLYTVGRFGFTDIVHGGSTGCTGKDMYSGLPTPFVPYASWNATKGWDPVTGLGTPNFEVLKKLVTIF; encoded by the exons ATGGTTGCCCTCAATTTTCGTGCCATTGGCGCTTTGCTCAGCTTGCCCTTTTTGGTCAATGGCGCCCCGGCCTCCCATCTTTCGCAATCCTTTCAGGTTGTCGAGCATCTCGATCGAATTCCTGAGACATGGCAGCGAGGCGAGCCTCCGTCCCCCAACGCTCCCCTCCGATTGCACCTAGCGATGCAGAATGACGTATTAGACCAGTTTGAGCAACGCGTTCTCGATATTTCCACGCCTGGAAACGAGCATTATGGCGAGCATATGACCCGTGATGAGGTGCAGGCATTCTTGCAGCCACCGTCCTATACCTCTGATGCAGTGCTTGCGTGGTTGCTCGAAGGGGGTGTTTCTGAGAAGTCCATCCAATTGGACAGTGACTGGCTTCACTTTACCATTCCCGTTAAGAAGGCCGAGGAACTATTCAACACCCAATTCTACTACTACCACAACAAGGTCAACAAGGCCCGGGTCTTGCGGACGTTGGAGTACTCTGTTCCAAAAATTATCGCTCCATATGTCCACATGATCCAGCCGACGACAAAATTCAGCGAACCTCGACCTCAGTTCAACAGTGTTTTTGAACAACATGGCCTCCCTAGAGTGCGAAATGCACGCGTGGATTGCAATAGAACGATTACTCCAGACTGTCTCCGAGACTTATACAAGCTCGGAGACTTCCGTGCCAAAGTTGACTCACGAAACAAACTTGGTATCTCGGGATATCTTGAACAGTTTGCCAGATACGACGACTTTGCCCGCTTCTTGGATCTTTACGCTCCACAATTGAAGGGCACAACTTTTGATGTGGTGTCCATCAATGGGGGTCGTAACGaccagaattcttctttgAACAGTATAGAGGCCAGCTTGGACGTTGACTACGCCATTGGTCTCTCTGGCGCTAAATCGGTGTATTACACCACTGCTGGGCGTGGACCACTTATCCCTGACTTGGATCAGCCACACGCCAACGAGAGTTCGAACGAGCCTTACTTGGACCAGCTTCATTATTTGTTATCGCTGCCTGACGACCAACTCCCATCGGTGCTTTCCACATCCTACGGAGAAAACGAGCAAAGCGTGCCGAAGAAATACACTGATATGACATGTAACCTCTTTGCCCGTCTCGGAGCCCGAGGTGTGTCAGTAATATTCAGCAGTGGTGATACCGGTGTGGGCTGCGCTTGCCAGACAAATGACGGAAAGAACACAACTCGATTCCTACCCGTGTTCCCTGCTGCTTGTCCGTTCGTGACTTCGGTCGGTGCCACACACAACATCAACCCAGAGAGGGCGATCTTCTTCTCGTCTGGAGGATTCTCCGATAGGTATCGACGCCCGTGGTACCAAGAACATGCAGTGGGACATTATCTCCGCCGACTTGGCAGTCGCTGGGAGGGCCTATATAACCCAGCCGGCCGTGGATTCCCAGACGTGGCGGCTCAGGGACTCAACTTCTCGGTGGTGGACCATGACAGAGTCATCGGGGTATCTGGAACAAG TGCCTCTGCGCCGGTCTTCGCCGCCATTGTCGCCAACCTCAACTCAATTCGGCAGGAGAAGGGCAAGCCTGTGCTTGGCTTCCTCAACCCCTTCCTCTACACAGTCGGGCGCTTTGGCTTCACGGATATCGTGCATGGAGGCTCGACTGGATGCACAGGCAAGGACATGTACAGTGGCCTGCCAACGCCGTTCGTGCCTTATGCTAGCTGGAATGCCACAAAGGGCTGGGATCCAGTCACTGGGCTGGGAACACCTAACTTTGAGGTGCTTAAGAAGCTGGTTACCATCTTCTAA